One Deinococcus carri DNA window includes the following coding sequences:
- a CDS encoding SulP family inorganic anion transporter: protein MTAVPSPPSRFDFRQYRQEWLANPRGDILAGIVVALALIPEAIAFSIIAGVDPAVGLYASFIIALVTAFIGGRPGMISAATGAMALLMIGLVKDHGLPYLFAATVLTGLLQIVFGWARLARYLKFVPRSVMVGFVNALAILIFLAQLPQFAGANWQMYAMVAAGLAIIYLLPRVFKAIPSALVAIVALTLVSVFTGADVKTVGDMGELPKALPPFQLPQVSFTFETLRIIFPVALTLSVVGLLESLLTAQLIDERTDTTSDKNVESRGQGVANVVTGFFGGMAGCAMIGQSMINVNNGGRGRLSTFVAGLGLLVLILALQPLLVQIPMAALVAVMIVVSVSTFDWGSLRTLTVFPKGESIVMLATVAVTVLTHDLSLGVLVGVILSALFFARKVSQLSQVTHTDAPDGTRTYRVRGQLFFVSTHDFLHQFDFAHPARRVVIDLQDAHFWDGSAVGALDKVMLKFMRQGTPVKLVGLNEASATLIDRLAVHDKPGALDRATSH from the coding sequence ATGACCGCAGTTCCCTCCCCACCCTCCCGTTTCGACTTCCGCCAGTACCGCCAGGAATGGCTCGCCAACCCCCGGGGGGACATCCTCGCGGGCATCGTCGTCGCCCTCGCCCTGATCCCCGAGGCCATCGCCTTTTCCATCATCGCGGGCGTCGATCCAGCGGTCGGCCTCTATGCCTCGTTCATCATCGCCCTCGTCACCGCCTTCATCGGCGGGCGGCCCGGCATGATCAGCGCCGCCACCGGCGCGATGGCCCTGCTGATGATCGGGCTGGTCAAGGACCACGGCTTGCCCTACCTCTTTGCTGCCACCGTTCTCACGGGCCTGCTCCAAATCGTCTTCGGGTGGGCGAGGCTGGCCCGCTACCTGAAGTTCGTGCCGCGCAGCGTCATGGTGGGCTTCGTGAATGCCCTGGCGATCCTGATCTTCCTGGCCCAGCTCCCCCAGTTCGCGGGCGCGAACTGGCAGATGTATGCGATGGTCGCCGCCGGGCTGGCGATCATCTACCTCCTGCCCCGGGTCTTCAAGGCCATCCCCAGTGCGCTCGTCGCTATCGTGGCCCTCACGCTTGTCTCCGTGTTCACCGGGGCCGATGTGAAGACGGTCGGGGACATGGGCGAGTTGCCCAAGGCCCTGCCGCCCTTCCAGCTTCCGCAGGTGTCCTTCACCTTCGAGACGCTGCGGATCATCTTCCCGGTGGCCCTGACCCTCTCCGTCGTGGGCCTGCTCGAAAGCCTGCTCACCGCGCAACTCATCGACGAGCGCACCGACACCACCAGCGACAAGAACGTCGAGTCACGCGGGCAGGGCGTGGCGAACGTCGTCACCGGCTTCTTCGGCGGCATGGCGGGCTGCGCGATGATCGGCCAGAGCATGATCAACGTGAACAACGGGGGACGGGGGCGGCTCTCCACCTTCGTGGCCGGGCTGGGGCTGCTGGTGCTGATCCTGGCCCTGCAACCGCTGCTGGTGCAGATTCCGATGGCGGCGCTGGTCGCGGTGATGATCGTGGTGTCCGTCAGCACCTTCGACTGGGGCAGCCTGCGGACGTTGACCGTGTTTCCAAAGGGCGAGAGCATCGTGATGCTGGCGACCGTGGCCGTGACGGTGCTGACCCACGACCTGTCGCTGGGCGTGCTGGTCGGCGTGATCCTGAGTGCGCTCTTCTTTGCGCGCAAGGTGTCGCAGCTCTCGCAGGTGACCCACACGGACGCCCCGGACGGCACCCGGACCTACCGGGTGCGGGGGCAACTGTTCTTCGTGAGCACCCACGACTTCCTGCACCAGTTCGACTTCGCGCACCCGGCCCGCCGGGTGGTGATCGACCTGCAAGACGCCCACTTCTGGGACGGGTCGGCGGTTGGCGCCTTGGACAAGGTGATGCTGAAGTTCATGCGCCAGGGCACGCCGGTGAAGTTGGTGGGCCTCAATGAGGCATCGGCCACCCTGATCGACCGCCTCGCCGTGCACGACAAGCCCGGGGCGTTGGACCGGGCCACCAGCCACTGA
- a CDS encoding isoprenylcysteine carboxylmethyltransferase family protein — translation MTPTEHRWNARGEGYVAAQVLLLAGIAALPRLSPAARPPAAVRRTGLLLLTLGGALAGWSGLRLGPNLTPLPEPRPDGQLVQTGPYALARHPIYGGLLLASLGWALAHGHRGALGLSGGLALLFDFKARDEERRLVRHFPEYPAYRQRVRRFIPGMY, via the coding sequence ATGACCCCAACCGAACACCGCTGGAACGCCCGGGGAGAAGGGTACGTCGCGGCCCAGGTCCTCCTGCTGGCCGGAATCGCGGCGCTTCCGCGGCTGAGCCCGGCGGCGCGTCCCCCCGCCGCTGTCCGCCGGACGGGTCTCCTCCTGCTCACCCTGGGAGGGGCGCTCGCGGGCTGGAGTGGTCTACGCCTGGGCCCCAACCTCACGCCCCTGCCCGAACCCCGACCGGATGGACAGCTCGTGCAGACCGGACCCTACGCCCTGGCCCGCCACCCGATCTACGGCGGCCTGCTCCTGGCCTCGCTGGGCTGGGCGCTGGCCCACGGGCACCGGGGGGCGCTGGGGCTGAGCGGCGGGCTCGCGCTCCTGTTCGACTTCAAGGCCCGGGACGAGGAGCGCCGCCTGGTGCGGCACTTCCCGGAGTACCCGGCCTACCGGCAGCGCGTCCGCCGATTCATTCCCGGCATGTACTGA
- a CDS encoding DUF6691 family protein — translation MTTSPHIPGVHTESTSSTRAATGLLAYLLAGLYFGVVLVKSEAASWYRIQEMFRFESFHMFGLIGSAVLTGMVTTALLRLSGVRSRDGQAITVTSKDRGWRRYVLGGLTFGVGWGLAGVCPGPIFVLLGAGVWPILIVLACALLGTYLYGVLKDRLPH, via the coding sequence GTGACCACATCTCCCCACATTCCCGGCGTTCACACCGAGTCCACCTCCTCCACCCGCGCGGCTACTGGCCTGCTCGCTTACCTGCTCGCCGGGCTGTACTTCGGCGTCGTGCTGGTGAAGAGTGAGGCGGCGAGCTGGTACCGCATTCAGGAGATGTTCCGCTTCGAGTCCTTTCACATGTTCGGGCTGATCGGCTCGGCGGTGCTGACCGGCATGGTCACGACGGCCCTGCTGCGCCTCAGTGGTGTCAGGAGCCGCGACGGGCAGGCCATCACGGTCACATCCAAGGACAGGGGCTGGCGGCGGTACGTCCTCGGCGGCCTGACCTTCGGGGTGGGCTGGGGGCTGGCGGGCGTGTGCCCGGGACCGATCTTCGTGCTGCTGGGGGCCGGGGTGTGGCCCATCCTGATCGTGCTGGCCTGCGCGCTGCTGGGGACCTACCTGTACGGCGTGCTGAAAGACCGGCTCCCACACTGA